One Bos javanicus breed banteng chromosome 9, ARS-OSU_banteng_1.0, whole genome shotgun sequence DNA window includes the following coding sequences:
- the MED23 gene encoding mediator of RNA polymerase II transcription subunit 23 isoform X1 — protein MVQMETQLQSIFEEVVKTEIIEEAFPGMFMDTPEDEKTKLISCLGAFRQFWAGLSQESHEQCIQWIVKFIHGQHSPKRISFLYDCLAMAVETGLLPPRMVCESLINSDTLEWERTQLWALTFKLVRKIIGGVDYKGVRDLLKVILEKILTIPNTVSSAVVQQLLAAREVIAYILERNACLLPAYFAVTEIRKLYPEGKLPHWLLGNLVSDFVDTFRPTARINSICGRCSLLPVVNNSGAICNSWKLDPTTLRFPLKGLLPYDKDLFEPQTALLRYVLEQPYSRDMVCNMLGLNKQTLNIAQHKQRCPVLEDQLVDLVVYAMERSETEEKFDDGGTSQLLWQHLSSQLIFFVLFQFASFPHMVLSLHQKLAGRGLIKGRDHLMWVLLQFISGSIQKNALADFLPVMKLFDLLYPEKEFIPVPDINKPQSTHAFAMTCIWIHLNRKAQNDNSKLQIPIPHSLKLHHEFLQQSLRNKSLQMNDYKIALLCNAYSTNSECFTLPMGALVETIYGNGIMRIPLPGTSCLASGSITPLPMNLLDSLTVHAKMSLIHSIATRVIKLAHAKSSVALAPALVETYSRLLVYMEIESLGIKGFISQLLPTVFKSHAWGILHTLLEMFSYRMHHIQPHYRVQLLSHLHTLAAVAQTNQNQLHLCVESTALRLITALGSSEVQPQFTRFLSDPKTVLSAESEELNRALILTLARATHVTDFFTGSDSIQGTWCKDILQTIMSFTPHNWASHTLSCFPGPLQAFFKQNNVPQESRFNLKKNVEEEYRKWKSMTNENDIITHFSAQRSPPLFLCLLWKMLLETDHINQIGYRVLERIGARALVVHVRTFADFLVYEFSTSAGGQQLNKCIEILNDMVWKYNIVTLDRLILCLAMRSHEGNEAQVCYFIIQLLLLKPNDFRNRVSDFVKENSPEHWLQNDWHTKHMNYHKKYPEKLYFEGLAEQVDPPVPIQSPYLPIYFGNVCLRFLPVFDIVIHRFLELLPVSKSLETLLDHLGGLYKFHDRPVTYLYNTLHYYEMHLRNRESLKRKLVHAIIGSLKDNRPQGWCLSDTYLKNAMNAREDNPWVPDDSYYCKLIGRLVDTMAGKSPGPFPNCDWRFNEFPNPAAHALHVTCVELMALAVSGQDVGNALLNVVLKSQPLVPRENITAWMNAIGLIITALPEPYWIVLHDRIVSVISSPSLTSETEWVGYPFRLFDFTACHQSYSEMSCSYTLALAHAVWHHSSIGQLSLIPKFLTEVLLPIVKTEFQLLYVYHLVGPFLQRFQQERTRCMIEIGVAFYDMLLNVDQCSTHLNYMDPICDFLYHMKYMFTGDSVKEQVEKIICNLKPALKLRLRFITHISKMEPAAVPPQAVSSGSPAPQSTQVPGSLPVTQ, from the exons ATGGTCCAGATGGAGACGCAACTACAGAGCATTTTTGAGGAGGTGGTG aaaacgGAGATTATAGAAGAGGCTTTCCCTGG catgTTTATGGACACCCCtgaagatgaaaaaacaaaacttattagCTGTTTAGGGGCCTTCAGACAATTTTGGGCTGGTCTTTCTCAG gAATCTCATGAACAGTGCATCCAGTGGATTGTTAAATTCATTCATGGCCAGCATAGTCCtaaaagaatttcttttctttatgactGCTTAGCAATGGCAGTCGAGACTGGTCTCCTTCCACCCAG GATGGTTTGTGAATCCCTGATAAACTCTGACACACTTGAATGGGAAAGAACACAGCTTTGGGCCTTAACATTTAAACTGGTTCGGAAAATAATTGGAGGGGTGGATtacaag GGTGTTCGAGATCTCTtaaaagtgattttggagaaaatcTTGACAATTCCCAATACAGTGAGCTCAGCTGTTGTACAGCAGCTTTTGGCAGCAAGAGAG GTTATAGCATATATCTTGGAAAGAAATGCTTGTTTACTACCAGCATATTTTGCAGTCACAGAGATCAGGAAACTATATCCTGAGGGAAAACTTCCACATTGG ttacTTGGAAACCTGGTATCAGACTTTGTGGATACCTTCAGGCCAACAGCAAGGATAAACTCCATTTGTG GCCGTTGCAGCCTTCTACCAGTTGTAAATAATTCGGGTGCCATTTGTAATTCATGGAAATTGGACCCTACAACTCTCCGTTTTCCTTTGAAAGGCCTTTTGCCGTATGATAAG gatCTGTTTGAACCACAGACTGCTTTGTTGAGATATGTTTTGGAGCAGCCTTATTCCAGGGATATGGTCTGCAATATGCTAGGTTTAAATAAGCAG ACCTTGAACATTGCTCAG CACAAGCAGCGCTGCCCTGTGCTGGAGGACCAGTTGGTGGATCTGGTGGTTTATGCCATGGAGCGATCTGAGACCGAGGAGAAGTTTGATGATGGGGGAACGAGCCAACTCCTCTGGCAGCATCTCTCGAGTCAGCtcattttctttgtgcttttccaGTTTGCAAGTTTCCCACATATGGTCCTTTCTCTTCATCAAAAG TTGGCAGGGCGAGGACTGATTAAAGGCAGAGATCATCTTATGTGGGTTCTCTTGCAATTCATTTCTGGAAGTATTCAGAAAAATGCACTAGCTGATTTTCTTCCTGTCATGAAGCTCTTCGACCTTCTGTACCCAGAAAAAGAA TTTATCCCAGTTCCTGACATTAACAAACCCCAGTCAACTCATGCCTTTGCCATGACCTGCATTTGGATTCACCTCAACAGAAAAGCCCAAAATGACAACTCCAAACTACAGATTCCAATACCTCACTCCCTAAAGCTTCACCATGA GTTCCTGCAGCAGAGTCTTAGAAATAAGAGTTTACAAATGAATGACTATAAGATCGCCCTGCTATGTAATGCATACTCTACAAATTCAGAATGTTTTACGTTACCTATGGGAGCTCTGGTGGAGACTATTTATGGAAATGGAATTATGAGGATACCACTTCCTGGAACGAGCTGTTTGGCTTCAGGATCTATTACGCCCTTACCAATGAACCTCCTGGATTCACTGACGGTTCATGCCAAAATGag CCTTATCCACAGCATTGCTACCAGAGTGATAAAACTTGCTCACGCAAAGTCCAGTGTGGCCTTGGCTCCAGCCCTAGTGGAAACTTACAGCCGTTTATTGGTCTATATGGAAATAGAATCTTTGGGCATCAAAGGATTTATCA gTCAGCTTCTGCCAACTGTTTTTAAGTCTCATGCCTGGGGTATCTTGCATACGCTTCTTGAGATGTTCAGCTACCGGATGCACCACATTCAGCCCCATTACAGAGTTCAGCTCCTAAGTCATCTTCATACTTTGGCTGCAGTTGCACAGACAAACCAGAACCAGCTCCATCTCTG TGTTGAGAGTACTGCACTCAGGCTTATAACAGCACTAGGTAGCTCAGAAGTACAGCCGCAGTTTACACGCTTCCTCAGTGATCCCAAGACGGTGCTCTCAGCGGAATCTGAAGAACTGAACCGTGCCTTGATACTGACCTTAGCTAGAGCAACTCACGTAACAG ATTTTTTCACAGGCTCTGATTCAATTCAGGGAACTTGGTGTAAAGACATACTTCAGACCATCATGAGTTTTACACCTCACAATTGGGCTTCACATACTCTTAGTTGTTTTCCAGGCCCACTACAG GCattctttaaacaaaataatgtacCTCAAGAGAGTCgttttaatctgaaaaaaaatgtggAGGAGGAGTATAGGAAGTGGAAGTCAATGACCAACGAAAATGACATCATCACCCACTTTTCTGCACAACgttctcctcctctcttcctttgtCTGCTCTGGAAAATGCTCCTGGAAACAGATCACATTAATCAGATTGGCTATAG AGTACTGGAGAGAATTGGAGCCAGGGCCTTAGTAGTCCATGTGAGAACTTTTGCAGATTTCCTGGTATATGAGTTCTCTACGTCAGCTGGAGGTCAGCAACTCAACAAATGCATTGAAATTCTTAATGATATGGTATGGAAGTACAACATTGTTACACTGGACAGATTAATTCTCTGCCTG GCCATGCGTAGCCACGAAGGGAATGAAGCCCAAGTTTGTTATTTCATAATTCAGTTGCTGTTACTCAAGCCAAATGATTTTAGAAATCGAGTAAGTGACTTTGTGAAGGAAAATTCCCCAGAACACTGGCTACAGAATGACTGGCACACCAAGCACATGAATTATCACAAG AAATACCCGGAGAAGCTCTATTTTGAGGGCCTGGCGGAGCAGGTTGATCCTCCTGTGCCGATACAGTCTCCATATCTGCCCATCTATTTTGGAAATGTGTGTCTCCGATTCCTCCCAGTGTTTGATATAGTAATCCACAGGTTTTTAGAGTTGCTCCCGGTATCCAAATCACTGGAGACTCTACTAGATCACCTGGGAGGCTTATATAAATTTCATG ATCGTCCAGTGACTTATTTGTATAATACTCTGCATTATTATGAAATGCACCTGAGAAATCGCGAAAGTCTCAAACGAAAACTTGTCCATGCAATCATTGGGTCGCTCAAGGATAACCGACCACAGGGCTGGTGTCTAAGTGACACTTACCTTAAAAATGCTATGAATGCACGAGAAGACAATCCCTGGGTCCCAGACGACTCTTACTACTGCAAATTGATTGGCAGACTGGTAGATA CGATGGCTGGCAAATCTCCTGGTCCATTCCCAAACTGTGACTGGAGGTTCAATGAGTTTCCCAACCCCGCTGCCCACGCACTGCATGTTACTTGTGTGGAACTCATGGCCTTGGCTGTTTCCGGCCAGGATGTTGGAAATGCTCTTCTAAATGTTGTCCTGAAGAG TCAGCCTTTAGTGCCAAGAGAGAACATTACAGCATGGATGAATGCCATTGGATTGATCATCACTGCCCTACCA GAGCCGTATTGGATTGTCCTTCATGATCGAATAGTGAGTGTTATCAGCAGTCCCAGCTTGACGTCTGAGACAGAGTGGGTCGGCTATCCTTTCCGGCTCTTCGATTTCACCGCTTGCCATCAGTCCTACTCTGAGATGAGCTGTAGCTACACGTTAGCTCTGGCACATGCAGTGTGGCACCACTCCAGCATAGGGCAGCTTTCTCTCATTCCCAA ATTTCTCACTGAAGTACTTCTTCCTATAGTGAAGACTGAGTTCCAGTTGCTTTATGTGTACCACCTTGTGGGACCATTTTTACAAAGGTTTCAGCAAGAGAGAACTCGATGTATGATAGAG aTTGGTGTGGCGTTTTATGACATGTTGCTGAACGTAGACCAGTGTAGCACCCACTTAAACTACATGGATCCCATCTGTGACTTCCTGTATCATATGAAGTATATGTTTACTGGTGACAGTGTAAAAGAACAA
- the MED23 gene encoding mediator of RNA polymerase II transcription subunit 23 isoform X2, with product MVQMETQLQSIFEEVVKTEIIEEAFPGMFMDTPEDEKTKLISCLGAFRQFWAGLSQESHEQCIQWIVKFIHGQHSPKRISFLYDCLAMAVETGLLPPRMVCESLINSDTLEWERTQLWALTFKLVRKIIGGVDYKGVRDLLKVILEKILTIPNTVSSAVVQQLLAAREVIAYILERNACLLPAYFAVTEIRKLYPEGKLPHWLLGNLVSDFVDTFRPTARINSICGRCSLLPVVNNSGAICNSWKLDPTTLRFPLKGLLPYDKDLFEPQTALLRYVLEQPYSRDMVCNMLGLNKQHKQRCPVLEDQLVDLVVYAMERSETEEKFDDGGTSQLLWQHLSSQLIFFVLFQFASFPHMVLSLHQKLAGRGLIKGRDHLMWVLLQFISGSIQKNALADFLPVMKLFDLLYPEKEFIPVPDINKPQSTHAFAMTCIWIHLNRKAQNDNSKLQIPIPHSLKLHHEFLQQSLRNKSLQMNDYKIALLCNAYSTNSECFTLPMGALVETIYGNGIMRIPLPGTSCLASGSITPLPMNLLDSLTVHAKMSLIHSIATRVIKLAHAKSSVALAPALVETYSRLLVYMEIESLGIKGFISQLLPTVFKSHAWGILHTLLEMFSYRMHHIQPHYRVQLLSHLHTLAAVAQTNQNQLHLCVESTALRLITALGSSEVQPQFTRFLSDPKTVLSAESEELNRALILTLARATHVTDFFTGSDSIQGTWCKDILQTIMSFTPHNWASHTLSCFPGPLQAFFKQNNVPQESRFNLKKNVEEEYRKWKSMTNENDIITHFSAQRSPPLFLCLLWKMLLETDHINQIGYRVLERIGARALVVHVRTFADFLVYEFSTSAGGQQLNKCIEILNDMVWKYNIVTLDRLILCLAMRSHEGNEAQVCYFIIQLLLLKPNDFRNRVSDFVKENSPEHWLQNDWHTKHMNYHKKYPEKLYFEGLAEQVDPPVPIQSPYLPIYFGNVCLRFLPVFDIVIHRFLELLPVSKSLETLLDHLGGLYKFHDRPVTYLYNTLHYYEMHLRNRESLKRKLVHAIIGSLKDNRPQGWCLSDTYLKNAMNAREDNPWVPDDSYYCKLIGRLVDTMAGKSPGPFPNCDWRFNEFPNPAAHALHVTCVELMALAVSGQDVGNALLNVVLKSQPLVPRENITAWMNAIGLIITALPEPYWIVLHDRIVSVISSPSLTSETEWVGYPFRLFDFTACHQSYSEMSCSYTLALAHAVWHHSSIGQLSLIPKFLTEVLLPIVKTEFQLLYVYHLVGPFLQRFQQERTRCMIEIGVAFYDMLLNVDQCSTHLNYMDPICDFLYHMKYMFTGDSVKEQVEKIICNLKPALKLRLRFITHISKMEPAAVPPQAVSSGSPAPQSTQVPGSLPVTQ from the exons ATGGTCCAGATGGAGACGCAACTACAGAGCATTTTTGAGGAGGTGGTG aaaacgGAGATTATAGAAGAGGCTTTCCCTGG catgTTTATGGACACCCCtgaagatgaaaaaacaaaacttattagCTGTTTAGGGGCCTTCAGACAATTTTGGGCTGGTCTTTCTCAG gAATCTCATGAACAGTGCATCCAGTGGATTGTTAAATTCATTCATGGCCAGCATAGTCCtaaaagaatttcttttctttatgactGCTTAGCAATGGCAGTCGAGACTGGTCTCCTTCCACCCAG GATGGTTTGTGAATCCCTGATAAACTCTGACACACTTGAATGGGAAAGAACACAGCTTTGGGCCTTAACATTTAAACTGGTTCGGAAAATAATTGGAGGGGTGGATtacaag GGTGTTCGAGATCTCTtaaaagtgattttggagaaaatcTTGACAATTCCCAATACAGTGAGCTCAGCTGTTGTACAGCAGCTTTTGGCAGCAAGAGAG GTTATAGCATATATCTTGGAAAGAAATGCTTGTTTACTACCAGCATATTTTGCAGTCACAGAGATCAGGAAACTATATCCTGAGGGAAAACTTCCACATTGG ttacTTGGAAACCTGGTATCAGACTTTGTGGATACCTTCAGGCCAACAGCAAGGATAAACTCCATTTGTG GCCGTTGCAGCCTTCTACCAGTTGTAAATAATTCGGGTGCCATTTGTAATTCATGGAAATTGGACCCTACAACTCTCCGTTTTCCTTTGAAAGGCCTTTTGCCGTATGATAAG gatCTGTTTGAACCACAGACTGCTTTGTTGAGATATGTTTTGGAGCAGCCTTATTCCAGGGATATGGTCTGCAATATGCTAGGTTTAAATAAGCAG CACAAGCAGCGCTGCCCTGTGCTGGAGGACCAGTTGGTGGATCTGGTGGTTTATGCCATGGAGCGATCTGAGACCGAGGAGAAGTTTGATGATGGGGGAACGAGCCAACTCCTCTGGCAGCATCTCTCGAGTCAGCtcattttctttgtgcttttccaGTTTGCAAGTTTCCCACATATGGTCCTTTCTCTTCATCAAAAG TTGGCAGGGCGAGGACTGATTAAAGGCAGAGATCATCTTATGTGGGTTCTCTTGCAATTCATTTCTGGAAGTATTCAGAAAAATGCACTAGCTGATTTTCTTCCTGTCATGAAGCTCTTCGACCTTCTGTACCCAGAAAAAGAA TTTATCCCAGTTCCTGACATTAACAAACCCCAGTCAACTCATGCCTTTGCCATGACCTGCATTTGGATTCACCTCAACAGAAAAGCCCAAAATGACAACTCCAAACTACAGATTCCAATACCTCACTCCCTAAAGCTTCACCATGA GTTCCTGCAGCAGAGTCTTAGAAATAAGAGTTTACAAATGAATGACTATAAGATCGCCCTGCTATGTAATGCATACTCTACAAATTCAGAATGTTTTACGTTACCTATGGGAGCTCTGGTGGAGACTATTTATGGAAATGGAATTATGAGGATACCACTTCCTGGAACGAGCTGTTTGGCTTCAGGATCTATTACGCCCTTACCAATGAACCTCCTGGATTCACTGACGGTTCATGCCAAAATGag CCTTATCCACAGCATTGCTACCAGAGTGATAAAACTTGCTCACGCAAAGTCCAGTGTGGCCTTGGCTCCAGCCCTAGTGGAAACTTACAGCCGTTTATTGGTCTATATGGAAATAGAATCTTTGGGCATCAAAGGATTTATCA gTCAGCTTCTGCCAACTGTTTTTAAGTCTCATGCCTGGGGTATCTTGCATACGCTTCTTGAGATGTTCAGCTACCGGATGCACCACATTCAGCCCCATTACAGAGTTCAGCTCCTAAGTCATCTTCATACTTTGGCTGCAGTTGCACAGACAAACCAGAACCAGCTCCATCTCTG TGTTGAGAGTACTGCACTCAGGCTTATAACAGCACTAGGTAGCTCAGAAGTACAGCCGCAGTTTACACGCTTCCTCAGTGATCCCAAGACGGTGCTCTCAGCGGAATCTGAAGAACTGAACCGTGCCTTGATACTGACCTTAGCTAGAGCAACTCACGTAACAG ATTTTTTCACAGGCTCTGATTCAATTCAGGGAACTTGGTGTAAAGACATACTTCAGACCATCATGAGTTTTACACCTCACAATTGGGCTTCACATACTCTTAGTTGTTTTCCAGGCCCACTACAG GCattctttaaacaaaataatgtacCTCAAGAGAGTCgttttaatctgaaaaaaaatgtggAGGAGGAGTATAGGAAGTGGAAGTCAATGACCAACGAAAATGACATCATCACCCACTTTTCTGCACAACgttctcctcctctcttcctttgtCTGCTCTGGAAAATGCTCCTGGAAACAGATCACATTAATCAGATTGGCTATAG AGTACTGGAGAGAATTGGAGCCAGGGCCTTAGTAGTCCATGTGAGAACTTTTGCAGATTTCCTGGTATATGAGTTCTCTACGTCAGCTGGAGGTCAGCAACTCAACAAATGCATTGAAATTCTTAATGATATGGTATGGAAGTACAACATTGTTACACTGGACAGATTAATTCTCTGCCTG GCCATGCGTAGCCACGAAGGGAATGAAGCCCAAGTTTGTTATTTCATAATTCAGTTGCTGTTACTCAAGCCAAATGATTTTAGAAATCGAGTAAGTGACTTTGTGAAGGAAAATTCCCCAGAACACTGGCTACAGAATGACTGGCACACCAAGCACATGAATTATCACAAG AAATACCCGGAGAAGCTCTATTTTGAGGGCCTGGCGGAGCAGGTTGATCCTCCTGTGCCGATACAGTCTCCATATCTGCCCATCTATTTTGGAAATGTGTGTCTCCGATTCCTCCCAGTGTTTGATATAGTAATCCACAGGTTTTTAGAGTTGCTCCCGGTATCCAAATCACTGGAGACTCTACTAGATCACCTGGGAGGCTTATATAAATTTCATG ATCGTCCAGTGACTTATTTGTATAATACTCTGCATTATTATGAAATGCACCTGAGAAATCGCGAAAGTCTCAAACGAAAACTTGTCCATGCAATCATTGGGTCGCTCAAGGATAACCGACCACAGGGCTGGTGTCTAAGTGACACTTACCTTAAAAATGCTATGAATGCACGAGAAGACAATCCCTGGGTCCCAGACGACTCTTACTACTGCAAATTGATTGGCAGACTGGTAGATA CGATGGCTGGCAAATCTCCTGGTCCATTCCCAAACTGTGACTGGAGGTTCAATGAGTTTCCCAACCCCGCTGCCCACGCACTGCATGTTACTTGTGTGGAACTCATGGCCTTGGCTGTTTCCGGCCAGGATGTTGGAAATGCTCTTCTAAATGTTGTCCTGAAGAG TCAGCCTTTAGTGCCAAGAGAGAACATTACAGCATGGATGAATGCCATTGGATTGATCATCACTGCCCTACCA GAGCCGTATTGGATTGTCCTTCATGATCGAATAGTGAGTGTTATCAGCAGTCCCAGCTTGACGTCTGAGACAGAGTGGGTCGGCTATCCTTTCCGGCTCTTCGATTTCACCGCTTGCCATCAGTCCTACTCTGAGATGAGCTGTAGCTACACGTTAGCTCTGGCACATGCAGTGTGGCACCACTCCAGCATAGGGCAGCTTTCTCTCATTCCCAA ATTTCTCACTGAAGTACTTCTTCCTATAGTGAAGACTGAGTTCCAGTTGCTTTATGTGTACCACCTTGTGGGACCATTTTTACAAAGGTTTCAGCAAGAGAGAACTCGATGTATGATAGAG aTTGGTGTGGCGTTTTATGACATGTTGCTGAACGTAGACCAGTGTAGCACCCACTTAAACTACATGGATCCCATCTGTGACTTCCTGTATCATATGAAGTATATGTTTACTGGTGACAGTGTAAAAGAACAA